From one Lycium ferocissimum isolate CSIRO_LF1 chromosome 5, AGI_CSIRO_Lferr_CH_V1, whole genome shotgun sequence genomic stretch:
- the LOC132057716 gene encoding probable NAD(P)H-dependent oxidoreductase 2 — MEGKMRSYQTMLNNGETLPIMGLGTYSGENDRETTEKAIRTAIKMGYRHFDTAKICGSEQAVGNALRRAISDERLGMEYIDMYLVHWPVALKPWVDYPIPKEEDFEEFDMENTMERCLEMGLCRSIGVSNFPSKKIEELLDFACVAPAEEMHPMWRQRKLRAICRDYEIHVALRWGLSQGSSVIVKSFNPRRMKENIGALHLKLDEWDLLDINKMEERKIMRGECLSNDPTSPYRTIEELWDGEI; from the exons atggaaggaaaGATGAGAAGCTATCAGACAATGCTAAACAATGGTGAAACTCTACCCATTATGGGTTTGGGTACATATTCTGGCGAAAATGATAGAGAAACAACTGAGAAAGCCATTAGAACGGCGATAAAG ATGGGGTACAGACATTTTGATACGGCGAAAATATGCGGTTCTGAGCAGGCTGTGGGCAATGCATTAAGACGAGCGATTTCTGATGA GAGGTTAGGGATGGAATACATAGACATGTATTTGGTTCATTGGCCAGTGGCTTTGAAGCCATGGGTGGATTATCCAATTCCCAAAGAAGAAGACTTCGAGGAATTTGACATGGAGAATACCATGGAGAGGTGCTTGGAGATGGGCTTGTGTAGGTCCATCGGTGTCAGCAATTTTCCttctaaaaaaattgaagaactgCTTGATTTTGCTTGTGTCGCTCCCGCT GAAGAAATGCATCCAATGTGGAGGCAAAGAAAGCTGAGGGCAATATGTAGGGATTACGAGATTCAT GTTGCTCTAAGATGGGGCTTGTCTCAAGGATCAAGCGTTATAGTGAAGAGCTTCAATCCAAGAAGAATGAAAGAGAATATCGGGGCCCTTCATTTGAAGTTAGACGAATGGGATTTACTTGACATAAATAAGATGGAGGAGAGGAAGATCATGAGGGGAGAGTGTCTATCCAATGATCCAACAAGCCCTTACAGAACTATCGAGGAGCTTTGGGATGGCGAGATTTAA